The genomic interval ACAGAGCCACAAGGCTGTTACAAGGAGATACAACAATCTGCAGCCTGCCTGAGCGCTGCCGAGCACTCTTTTTTGCATGCAGCATGCAAAAATTGGATACTTCAAATAGGCGGATCGCAATACGACTTTCTTCCATTCTATTATGAAACGAAACATTAGGAGATCACTGCAATTGAGAAACCTGATGGTAATCTTACGGAATCTTTTTGAGGAAGTGGTGCATACCTTCACCGAACATTTTCAGAACCAACTTGGGAATGCTGTTGTTCGCACAACATCATTCCCACACTCTTGTATGACTTTCAGCCTTGGACCAGCACGCTCAGATAGTACGTCTATTGACATAATTGATAAGAGGGCACCGGATGGTTATGGGTCAAAATTTTTCAAACATGCTTGGGATATTGTAGGGACAGATTTTACTGCAGCAGTGATGGAGTTTTTCACTAGTGGAAGATTGCTAAGAAGATGGAATCATACATTGATAACCCTTGTCCCCAAATCGTCATGTGCTAGTAATGTAATTGACTACCAACCGATTACTATTATACAATGTTCTACAAGGTCATATCCAAGTTATCGGTAGCTCGATTAGTGGAAGCAGTAGATGGTATCCTTCATCAGTCACTGGCAGCTTTTGGCTCATTACAAATAATATCCGCTTAGCACAGGGGCTCTTTCGAAGATATAAAAGAAAACACATTTCTTCCAAATATATTATGAAATTTGTTCTTCGGAAGGCTTTTGATTCACTACATTGGGATTTCTTGCATGAGACTCTCGTTGGTCTGAAGTTTCGTTAGAAGTGTATAACATGGATAATGGAGTGCATGACTACCACATCTTTCTCGTTGGCTATCAATGGGGGATCATTTGGTCTTTTTAGAGGTGCAAGAGGACTACGACAGGGAGCTACTTATTTGGTATCTATATTGAAATCTTTAGGAGACAGATATACCAATGCACCATTAGATCGGTTTCAGTTTCCATCCCCAATGTAGCCACCTTAGATTAGCACATTTGGTCAATGCTAATGATTTGCTATTATTCAGTCGGGGTGATTTGGCATCAATGAGCACATTGACTACATGTTTACAAGAGTTTGGGGCAACAAcagtgatcctgtccggaatctgagtaaGATGGATCGCTAGGTGagatggatggaatgttgaccgaatcgTGAAGTCCCGGAGGGGGATATGCTGAGatggcttctatgttgaccaagtcgtcagaagtcctctagTCAACGCTACCTGTAGCCAGTGATTGGGCtgcccggtctctggtaccccgatgctcgaggcagatccaacgaatatataagtaacatACTAggacataaaataatgaaatgggTATAGAATATGAACAGAGAACGTACCCTAGCTCAGGGGACGCCCTCGGGTGGATCAGTGAGCTGGtcgggacgctgctcgagttgtcgtgacccgaAAGAGCAGATGACTCCCAGCAAgatggagagctggatctgacgacacGGAGCCGGACTTGATGGCAAGAAACCGGATGTGACCTCGGCACACAGGCCGGGATATCATAGCGGCACGTAGGCCGGGCTGTGATAACAATACGCAGGCCGAAATACAATAATGACATACAAGTTGAATAGTAATAACGACACGAAAGCTGGAACACCACATTGGCACAAAACTGGAACACACTAGCGAGGTGCACTACGACGATAGCTCGGGGGAGATTGGATCGCATCAACAACGTATGACGACATGGATCAGGGGCTAGACCGGCATCGGGCCTAAGGGCAAGGGCGTTGGATCGATGTCGGACCAAGGCAATAGGTCTGCCAAGGTGATGGGTCGGCTAGTGGTTGTCGTTGGAAGTGACGGCCTCCCGCTAGAGACTTCGTCGGTGCTGGACTGTTTGCTCAGGCTGCTGGCGAGATGTGAGGGAAAGGGAGATGTCGGCACATGGAAGGTGTCAATGGTCGGAGGCAACAGCAACATCACGGGCTACTGCTCTCACGCGAGGCGATAACGTGCGAGAGAGGGAGAGTGATGAGGAGACCGCTGGTGTTGGCATCGGTGATGCCGGCGATGGCAGAGGCATGCGTGAACGGGGGAGAGGAGGCACCGAGAGAGACGGCGTAAGGGCGTCGAcgtggagaggaagaaggaaaggggCTGCTTGCGAGGGCGTCGGCGTGAAAAAGGGGAGACGGCCGTGCGTGCTTGGCGGCGATGGAGGCGCGAGTTCGACATCATTGGCGTGGAGAAGGAAGGAGGCAGCTTAGAGGCAGTTGTCGTCGGCGGCCGTCGCTTGCTCATGGCGGCGAGAGATGAAGAAGAAACTCTCCTCCCGCCTTGATTCGTGGTGGCGTGGAGAAAGGAGAAGATGGTGGCCGGAAGAATTTGTCAGCGAGAGGAGAGGGAAAGAGGAGGAGGTTGACGAAGGCAGTGACCCAGTGCGTCCTCCCCCTAGCGGCGACAACATGTGAAGCCAAAGAAGCCCCCCTGTGAACAGTGATTCCTCCCACTGGGGTCCTCAAGATATATCCGTATCAAACAAGACTACAGGTTAATCGTCTAAAGTCGAATATTTATTTGGTTGGTGTGAATGACATGACCTACAGGAGGCTACTTTCCATCACGGATTTCCAAGAGGGTATAATGACTTTCCGATATTTGGGGATCTCGCTTGCTTCTCAACGTCTTCGGATTTCAGACTATAACCCCTTAATGGATTCTTTAACTCAGAGGATCAACATTTGGCCATGAAAGACACTATCTTACGCGAGCAAAACACAATTCATCACCTCAGTGCTCCAAGACATGtaaagcttcttggttatctATTTTGCTTTTACTTCGAGACATTATTAATGGTATTTGTAGGTCTTTTATGTGGACATCTAAGCATTCTCCAGTGTCTTGGGCGGATATGTGTAGACCTAAAGATGAAAGAGGTTTGGGATTTTGTGATTGCGAGCTTGTAACCATGTCCTTCTGGTTAAGGTATTATAGAGGATACAGACTAAGATTGACGCTCTATGGATCAAGTGGGTACATTACACTTACTTGAGGCGAGCTGATGTATGGATTTGGGAGGCAGTCCACTTAGATTCCCCTCTGATAAAGCGATTGCTACAAATAAGGAATCTTATACTATTAGCTGTTGGGTTGTTAGAGGATGCTACAATTGGCTGATTGGTTTGTGTAGGAAGAAGGAGTGGACAGGGCATATGACTTTTTTAGACATTCTAGTCCTAATAAATAATGGGCATAGACAGTGTGGGAGCCCTATGTACAACCTAGTCAAACAACTACCTTTTGGGCGTCTTCTCATTAGAGACAGGCAGGATTATCTGGAGGATCGACATTGCACCTTCTGCAAGTAGGTGTTGGAGAGACAAGAGCACATATTCTTTAGATGTCTCTTGATTGCAGATCCATGGAGGACAATCAGGGAGTGACTATATATGAGATAGGAGATGTCTATCCACCGACTAACGTTAAGAGTTTCTAGAAGATACTATCGTGGGAGTAGGTTGTTGACCAAGGCTAGACATCTTGCCTTGTCTTCTTTGATACACTTTGCATGGAGGACTAGAAATAATAGTTTCTTTGGTGAGGAGCAGTTAGACAGTGTGGGAGCCCTATGTACAACCTAGTCAAACAATTACCTTTTGGATGCTAACACAGAAGCGTCTTCCCATTAGAGACAGGCAAGATTATCTAGAGGATCGACATTGAACCTTCTGCAAGTAGGTGTTGGAGAGATAGGAGCACATATTCTTTAGATGCCTCTTGATTGCAGATCTATGGAGGAGAATCAGGGAGTGACTACATATGAGATAGGAGATGTCTACGTATTGACTAACGTTAAGAGTTTTTAGAAGATACTATCGTGGGAGTACGTTGTTGACCAAGGCTAAACATCTTGCCTTGTCTTCTTTGATAGACTTTGCAATACACTTTGCATGGAGAACTAGAAATAGTAGTTTCTTTGGTGAGGAGCAGTTAGACAGTGAGAAAATTTTCAGAATGGTGCAAATTCACATGTACTGGTCTTTAGGAGTGTATTCTAACATAAATCACTCCTAAGTCCGTCTATTGTACTCTTATTTTGCGCTTATACATTTTTACTTATCCAAAAAATAAGTTGATGTTTCTATGTGAACTTGTCATATCTTCAGTGAGCAATCATTATCTCCACCATGTTCCTGAGTAGTTTTTGCtgaatgcttcttcttcctgtgATTTGCATCTGGTTCCCTAATGGAACTCTTCAATTTCATCAGGCTCATCCACCTGGCGCTATCAATGTACAAATATACAGGCTCATTAAGGAATGGACAGCAAGGGATATTGCTCGGCGTGCTGCTTTTGCTTTCTTTGGCATTTTCACCGGAACAGAAGAGAACCCTGAGTTTGTGCAGAGTAAGTTCTTTAACCCAGACACAGAAACATGGTTTTCCTAGTGTGCATTTGCATGTGTTCTGATGAATGTTCTGCTAACAAACAGGTGTGGAGTCAAAACTCGATAAAGATGCAAAAATCATTGTAGCATGTTCCACCGGAGGCACCATGAAGCCATCACAAAGTCTTCCAGAAGGCCTGCAATCCAGGTAACTTAGTGCCATCTGCATACCGACTGTCTTTATTCATTTTAAAATGCCACACAAAAAGATAAATTCAGCCATTCATTGTTTTAGAGAATATGAGGAAAATTAAGAAACATTACTGCAGAAGGATAACAACCAAAGACTGACAAAAACTTTAAAATCAGCATATATATTTGCTCCTTTTTGTTGTTTTCTTGGTGGTGTTTCAAGAGACTTGCAATTTGTTCATGCGAGATTTAAAGGGTTAACACTTCGACTAGAGTTGTAGTATCTCCAAGTCACTATGtcaatcaaaattcaattaagtTCCGTATATAGAGTTTGTTGTTGAACTTGTAGTAAAACAAAACTTGTGATCCTTGATATGGCAAAATTTTCCATCCACAGGTCCTTAATAGCAGCATATCTATTGGTGCTAAATGGGTATAAAAATGTATTTCACCTAGAAGGAGGGCTCTACAAGTGGTTCAAAGAAGGGTTACCAGCCGAAGCAGAGGAAGAATGAGATCAAAATGTAGAATTTTGTGGCACTTGAAGTCTGTAATTAGGTGCATTACTCAATTCAAAGACTAATCAGTTTTTCCAATGGAATTTTCAGAAATATCAAAGGCAATTCACTGTGTAACCTTTATATCAAAAGATCCTCACTACTCTGGATGGGCACATACTTCCTTGATCATTCACAGTGGTAGTCGTCTAGGATTACATATACATATATTGTTCTGCTGATGAGAACTAAGTAGATTCACGAGGACGGTTCGAAGTTTTCCACACAGACACTTTATACACTACTCTGTTTTAAGCATTTGATTGGATGCAGCAGCACTCTTCTTCCTCAATGAGAAGGAAATCATCGTTTCTTCATTCTTTGAGTTGGCGTTGCAGACTTGCAGGTGGGATTTATTCACTGAGAGACCAAAATTCCCACCACTGTGGATTGCTGCACAAGTACTGATCGGAAGGCCAGTTGTTGGTGGCGAAGCAAAACTGCGGCTCCTCCGACGAAGTCAAGGAGGAGTCTGCCCGTTGACCGCCGGCGCGGAGGCCGTGCTCTTCCTGTTTCACTCCGACTCTGTCGCTTCCTTCCTCTGCTTTCTCTATCATTTCTGTTAGCTCCTGCACCTGCCAAGTGTTCGAGGAAATGACGAGAAGGGTGGCGGATTGACGGAAATgtcagagagagaaagagaggggaGATTTGTACCTGCTGGAGGAGGAGCTGCTTCTCCTTCTTGAGGCCGTCGAAGTTAGAGAGCAGCGCATCGTACTCGGCCTTGAGCTTGCAGTACTCCCGCTCGAGCTGCTTCGCCTTCCACCGCGCGCGCTTGTTCTGGAACCAGATGGCCACCTGCCGGGGCTCCAGGCCGAGCTCGCCGGCGAGACGGAGTTTCTGTCGAGGCTCCAGCTTGGTCTGCGTCTCGAACATGGTCTCCAGCGACTTGATCTGCTCCTGGCTGAACCGCTTCCTCCGCCGGTCGCCACCGTCCTTGCCCTCCTCCATCTCCATCCAGCCGCAGCAGTCGCCTTCCTCCGCCGTCGCCGACCGCTCCTCGCTCTCCATTGATGCCACTAGTCCCAGGAGAGCGGAGCAGAGCGCCTTCTTTAGAGATCTGGGAGCTGGGCGAGATCGATCGCGAGCCGTGTTGTTAATTGCAGTGATGGAACCTGATAACCAATGGCAGCCGCTGTCGTGGGGGTCTCACCTTTCGCCCATCTCTTTCATGGCCTCCTCTGCCCTTGTTGCTTAGTGGCGTCCATGGTCGTCTCCACGGTGAGTAGGCATTGCGTTTGCTGTCTCGGGGAGGGAGGAGATCGCTGGGTCGAGTGTGGGGTGCCTCCGGGCGCCATTAATGAAGCCATGAAGGGGCGTGACGTGTTGCGTGGACGAGTAAGGTGTGGCGGGCGGAGACAAGGA from Zingiber officinale cultivar Zhangliang chromosome 6B, Zo_v1.1, whole genome shotgun sequence carries:
- the LOC121993128 gene encoding rhodanese-like domain-containing protein 14, chloroplastic is translated as MIASAAVNPRLSFYRPRLPSGLSCTPSSYPAAASSRSASRRVCVRSAAATKPAKSPAEEDWKIKRELLLQKRVRSVDVKEALRLQKENNFVILDVRPEAEFKEAHPPGAINVQIYRLIKEWTARDIARRAAFAFFGIFTGTEENPEFVQSVESKLDKDAKIIVACSTGGTMKPSQSLPEGLQSRSLIAAYLLVLNGYKNVFHLEGGLYKWFKEGLPAEAEEE
- the LOC121993129 gene encoding homeobox-leucine zipper protein HOX6-like; this encodes MESEERSATAEEGDCCGWMEMEEGKDGGDRRRKRFSQEQIKSLETMFETQTKLEPRQKLRLAGELGLEPRQVAIWFQNKRARWKAKQLEREYCKLKAEYDALLSNFDGLKKEKQLLLQQVQELTEMIEKAEEGSDRVGVKQEEHGLRAGGQRADSSLTSSEEPQFCFATNNWPSDQYLCSNPQWWEFWSLSE